From one Lotus japonicus ecotype B-129 chromosome 3, LjGifu_v1.2 genomic stretch:
- the LOC130748297 gene encoding zinc finger protein ZAT9-like encodes MALIVDQQSNFKHFCKICKKGFGCGRALGGHMRAHGIGDEAVHMDDDDPASDWEGGGGGNNVPPSNKRMYALRTNPNRLKSCRACENCGKEFLSWKSFLEHGKCTSEDAESLVSSPGSDAAADDDGGRRGCGWSKRKRSLRTKVGSFNYNCPSSEEEDLANCLMMLSNAIVDPLVAEPEESCASASRDEERRNPMNFIAPLSYRVPDKAKGVAKSGLFECKACKKVFNSHQALGGHRASHKKVKGCFAARLDNNLDDGFAGAEDDLFMQEELYLAKSNSTLQFDHGTTNNNPTLLASSSSKKKSKVHECSICHRSFSSGQALGGHKRCHWITSNAPDTSTLARFQQFQEHLDQVPKFDPSSEPIDLKLDLNLPAPTTNDLARRNVSTEFYLQPWVATKDDNINSPCQSHHQHLNNQVDNEINNEDKNNNTCNNTNVDNNEADNKVKLAKLSELKDINIGSSSSPWLQVGIGSTTDVRIDA; translated from the coding sequence atggcTTTGATTGTGGATCAACAATCAAACTTCAAACACTTTTGTAAAATTTGCAAAAAAGGATTTGGTTGTGGAAGAGCTCTAGGAGGACACATGAGGGCGCATGGAATAGGCGATGAAGCGGTGCACATGGACGATGATGACCCTGCGAGCGATTGGgaaggcggtggtggtggcaacaacGTGCCACCGAGCAACAAACGCATGTATGCTCTGAGAACAAATCCAAACCGGCTTAAGAGCTGCAGGGCATGCGAGAATTGTGGCAAGGAGTTCTTGTCTTGGAAGTCTTTCCTCGAACACGGGAAATGCACTTCCGAAGATGCGGAGTCTCTCGTTTCCTCTCCGGGGTCAGATGCTGCCGCCGATGATGACGGTGGCCGGAGAGGTTGCGGCTGGTCAAAGAGAAAAAGGTCGTTAAGAACAAAAGTGGGAAGCTTCAATTACAATTGTCCTTCAAGCGAGGAAGAAGACTTGGCCAATTGTTTGATGATGTTATCCAATGCCATTGTGGATCCTCTCGTGGCAGAGCCTGAGGAATCATGTGCATCGGCTAGCCGGGATGAAGAACGAAGAAACCCCATGAATTTCATTGCTCCTTTGTCATATAGAGTCCCTGATAAGGCCAAAGGTGTTGCCAAGAGCGGTTTGTTTGAATGCAAAGCGTGCAAGAAAGTTTTCAACTCGCACCAAGCATTGGGCGGGCATAGAGCGAGTCATAAAAAGGTAAAAGGTTGCTTCGCTGCAAGACTAGATAACAACCTCGATGATGGCTTTGCTGGAGCCGAGGATGACCTCTTCATGCAGGAAGAGCTTTACCTTGCAAAATCAAATTCCACTCTTCAATTTGATCATggcaccaccaacaacaaccccACATTattggcttcttcttcttccaagaAAAAATCCAAAGTGCACGAATGTTCAATTTGTCACAGGAGTTTCTCTTCAGGGCAAGCCTTGGGAGGACACAAAAGGTGTCATTGGATCACATCAAACGCACCAGACACATCTACACTGGCTAGATTTCAACAATTTCAAGAACATTTGGATCAAGTGCCAAAATTTGATCCCTCTTCTGAGCCAATTGATCTCAAGCTAGATCTCAATCTTCCTGCTCCAACAACAAATGATCTTGCTAGAAGGAATGTTTCTACAGAATTTTACTTGCAGCCATGGGTTGCTACAAAAGATGACAATATTAATAGTCCATGTCAGAGTCATCACCAACACCTTAATAACCAAGTTGATAATGAAATTAATAATGAGGACAAAAATAATAACACCTGCAACAACACAAATGTTGATAATAATGAAGCTGATAATAAGGTCAAGTTAGCTAAATTGAGTGAACTAAAGGATATTAACATTGGTAGCAGTTCTTCGCCATGGTTGCAAGTTGGAATTGGTTCAACAACTGATGTGAGGATTGATGCCTAA
- the LOC130743927 gene encoding uncharacterized protein LOC130743927 — translation MTVVVVVAMVVVDWIGRGSGGVGCVDGGDDGGHSMDGSDLNGSTALSSHSMQGSRSAGSREKCECGLPLILYTAGTRINLGRRFMRCRNWHLPGTCDFFFWIDDPVEERQPRHVEADSANIESGNSSNSVVPEPDLKKKMNKLKKKLECETFQKNVARLIALISWIVSVLVFMYYKSFKG, via the exons atgacagtggtggtggtggtagcaatggtggtggtggattggATTGGGAGGGGAAGTGGTGGAGTTGGTTGTGttgatggtggtgatgatggcg GTCATAGCATGGATGGTTCTGATTTGAATGGTTCTACTGCTTTGTCCTCTCATTCAATGCAAGGGTCACGGTCTGCAGGTTCAAGGGAAAAATGTGAATGTGGCCTTCCTCTCATCCTTTATACTGCTGGTACTCGAATCAACCTAGGTAGGAGATTTATGAGATGCAGAAATTGGCAT TTACCAGGCACATGTGATTTCTTTTTTTGGATTGATGATCCTGTTGAAGAAAGACAGCCCAGACATGTAGAGGCTGATTCTGCCAATATTGAGAGTGGCAATTCATCCAACTCTGTGGTCCCTGAACCtgatttgaagaagaagatgaacaagttgaagaagaagcttgaaTGTGAGACATTTCAGAAGAATGTTGCACGTTTGATTGCTCTGATTTCTTGGATAGTCTCAGTTCTGGTGTTTATGTATTACAAGAGTTTTAAGGGTTGA
- the LOC130748485 gene encoding 60S ribosomal protein L9-like yields the protein MKKIFSSETMDIPDGVSIKVEGPRGDSQLITDENGKKKLKIEAWFGTHKMRLIYAHFPINASITNHNKGIKIHNFLLFVRKVDMLDGVSIVQSEKVKDELVFDGNDIELVSRSCALINQNKDIRKFLDGIYVSEKGTALIKKVVKKIVMGKKIGACI from the exons ATGAAGAAGATCTTTTCATCAGAGACCATGGACATCCCCGACGGCGTGAGCATCAAGGTTGAAGGCCCTCGTGGGGATTCCCAGCTCATCACCGATGAGAACGGcaagaagaagctcaagatcGAGGCCTGGTTCGGTACCCACAAGATGAGGCTCATCTATGCCCATTTTCCCATCAATGCTAGCATCACTAATCACAACAAGGGCATCAAGATCCATAACTTTCTACTTTTC GTGAGGAAAGTGGATATGCTTGATGGAGTTTCCATTGTGCAATCTGAGAAGGTGAAGGATGAGTTGGTTTTCGATGGAAATGACATTGAGCTTGTTTCTAGGTCATGTGCCCTTATCAATCAG AACAAGGATATCAGGAAGTTTCTTGATGGTATTTATGTTAGTGAGAAGGGGACCGCATTAATAAAGAAG GTGGTGAAAAAGATCGTTATGGGGAAAAAGATTGGAGCATGTATTTAG